In a genomic window of Enterobacter asburiae:
- the cedA gene encoding cell division activator CedA — MNPSLMKPLRQQNRQVISYVPRVEPAPPDHALKVDGFRDVWLLRGKYVAFVLMGEHFRRSPAFSVPESAQRWATQIRQDEEVEE, encoded by the coding sequence GTGAATCCGTCGCTTATGAAACCTCTTCGTCAACAAAACCGCCAGGTTATTAGCTATGTGCCCCGCGTTGAGCCCGCGCCGCCTGACCATGCCCTGAAAGTGGATGGTTTTCGTGATGTCTGGCTGCTTCGCGGTAAATATGTGGCTTTTGTCCTGATGGGTGAACATTTCCGCCGGTCGCCGGCGTTTTCCGTGCCGGAGTCAGCCCAGCGATGGGCGACGCAAATCCGCCAGGATGAAGAGGTTGAAGAATAA